The genomic interval ACCCCTAAATGGCTTGCTGATTCTGGGTGTTTTGTTGTCTATGTGCATCCTGTTGTGCTTGAAACACATTAATTTGATCCGGagtgagaaagagaaaggagCACCAACTGAGCACCCTGAATGAATAAGAAATGGACAACAAAGGGAATCAATGATCCTTATTCAACCAAGTTGAAGCTAGCAACATGTCGATTACACACCAGAGGTTGATAAGAATTGGGGGACAGTGCCCCTAACCTAAGTGGGCCTACCAGTGAAGCAACTGGTACTTAATCGTGCGGGGGGCGGTTTGGTTCCGTGCAATGCCCACGCAGTAGGAAGAGGCAATTGTTATTTGAAAGGAAACACCcgtaataaatttattttttaatttttgtagttCTGGCAACTATTTGTCTCTAAAATACATTCTATTATCAATTAATGCATCaatttttacaagtaaaatacaTGAGAAATTTCAGATAACCATACATTATGattcttattttcaaaaaaacaaatcgGATGTTATAGAGTTTTTGCCCTCTCGAGCTAGGCACCTAAAAGCGGAAGGAAACTTATTGACCATAGATGCACTTTATTTTATGAGATAACTTGAATAGGGAAGCCTCACTAAGAATGAAGAGGATCTCTCATTCCTTTACCCATCTATCAAAGACTTTCCTTTCCTAATTCTCTTCCAAATGTGCTCAACCTCTTTGACTCTCCTTTCTCTATCCCTTTCTTTGTTTACCACCCTTTCCAAACCAAAGAACCCCTAGCCAACTGGTGAATTTGATATGGCCATCATCATCCCCTTCGAAAGTCACCCCACTCCTACCTTAGGTCCTTGCTTTTAAAAAATTCCAGTCTTGGATCTTATCCAAGTCTTCCCTCAATATTCCGGAGAAACCTTCTTTTTCAACCTTCAAGCTCCAGACTAGACCAAGTGCCACATCTTATATAATGGGATAAAAGTAAAATGGTAGTATGGTATATAACATTTCACTATGGAATCCTCTCACAATTGATTAATCATGCAATCTGATCAATGAATTGCTTCAACCGACTTCACAGTGGCCAACCGAGGGACCAGACCAATTACTTGTTACTATTGCTCGATTAGGTTTCAATATCTATGCTGTATATAACGTTTTGAGGCGTTTGTTGGGACCCCACCCCtcctcttatatatatactatatatattatatacacatatatattaatgacgTTTATCttgctcataaaaaataaataataaagaaaattgcAGTCGATACTTTTTTTTGGCTCGAGTATATGTCCTATAGGGCCTGTCATACGGTAGAAATGGACATTCTGGCCAGGGTTCAGGCCATGTCGACCCCTTTAGAGACTTCAGGTTGGAGCCCCTTATCAAGGCCTAGGGGCTGCGAGCCCCTCAAAGGATTTGGGCCGTGCACCCTTTTTTAGGAGTAGTGGGACATAAACTCTTGTAGGCGTTCAAGCAGGACTTTATGCCGTGGGCCTTTCACTGAGTCATGGGCCTGCCACAAATTCCTAGGTTAGATACAAAACAAGTAATTATCAAGCAGTTTCGAGAATAAATGTCTATAATATTTACatcttcttataaaatattatgtcaaTTTAAATTGATTcgtatataaataattaaaattacattaattataaAACATGTTGGGATATAATAAAAGTATCGAGTTATCCACATAATTCCCCAAGGACTGATAATTTTTCcaacataactatatatagcatttgggctttactataattatatatgatgggATATGAGTTATGGTTCACTGatctatttctttctatttaatttatagtatttctttagtatttaataaaatattgtgtaaTTTCTTTCATATGCAAGTAGTGGATAGTGACACTATATATACAAACCgtgtgtgatatatatattatatatatatatatgagaaattctatttgcaatctcAGTCTCCACTCTGGGACTACATGTGTAAACtcttcattaaatgaaaaaaaaatattattttgagaaggatattattgtaattttaaaaaattttaaagataaaatagacTAGGCTTAGATGAGTAATCTCTAAATAGAGACTGTACGTAacattgctatatatatatatatatatattgacatgaGATGATCAAATAAAACAAGGATCGAGCTGGATGCAGGTGTTTGTGAACACTCATGAACATTAAATTTATAACATGCATGGACGGTCAAGCTGTCATTGATATATAGTGGTTGCGAACctcaaattaaagaaattaagaaagcTAGCTAGCCGATCGAATAATATAAGAAAGGTACGTACGTATACGTAGCAAAGATTACCATGCCTGCAAGCTACCCCACAAAAGCATTTGACCCAGAAATTGCGGATGGCAATGCCCGACTCGATCGTTCTCCACGTTAATTTTGCATCATCTGGTGCGCGGCGCAGACGTTTTTTGAAGAATGTGATGGCAGTGGCAGCCAGCTGGTCGTAATTGTCTTCAACGCAAGTTGATCTGCATGTCTGCAAGGCATCTTTCGACAAAGACCAGTACTCCatgcaccatatatatatatatatatatatatatatatatatacacacacacacatacacacatatatattaattctatatgtatatttttgAGTACGTACGTAGCTATCTACTCATTTTTGTTACAATTCAAATCCCCATCATGattgtatatacatatgtatcAGTTAATTAGGAATTAGTACTCATGTGAGTATCATTTTCGAACTCTTTTTACTGTTCTATTTTAAACGGAGAATGatagaattattttctttgatatatataatttttaattatactcAAGTatgcaatatataatatatattatgaaaaatgttatttttgctTATAATTTTACTGATGACCGTGCTAATGTGTGATCAGCTATTGAAAATTATAacgagaaatttaaaatttaaattaaaaaatattaataaaatagaattgttATTCAATACGTATACCTACATAAGAGTATTGATGTCATTGGCTTTttcaaagttatctctaaaatttaatgaaaagtacataatttctataaatctaaaatctccCTAGTcataaccccacattgaattagctattaaattcatcaaaataaaaatataatattatttttttaataaaaatatttttatttttttcatattttacaattacactaatcatatgttaattaataatttaatttgattcttacattattattacaagacggttggagattaaatgtgaataaaaaaaacctttggagattaaaagtgaataaaaaatagatttgataggtgaatagtaaccctttaaatttgaagaaacccaaccatttactgtaactcaaaacGTCTCATTTATCTGTTTGGCTAATCCAATACAGCTCTATTTTGATgatattcatcatattttatatttgattagaCTTTTAATGAAATCAATGACAATGCTCTTAGCACTGCTCACGTATATATTACGAGAAATTACACTTTCAGTTGCCCGGAGTAACTGCCGCGTAAGTGGCTGCTGATGTGGAGAAATTTAATCGATACGCACCGTTTCGATTCCACTCTTCCCTCCTCAATATTTTCTTCCCCATTCCCTTCCACTTTGCATCTGCGCTTCCTCTCCTCCTCAGActagagctctctctctctatccttCCACGATTACAATACTGTCGAAGATGGTGAGTCCATCCCCTCTAAGCGCCTCCATCGAAGACAGCACATCCTGGTGAGCACAACAAGTAGGATGAAATTCTACTTGTTGAAGACTCTGAAAACAGTGACCCAACGATGTTGCTTGAGCCTATGAGGGAGCACCTTGCAAGCGTAGCGAAGCGGTGCGCTATTGTTGTCATTTCTTAGGGATGTTTTCACTTGTAGCTCCAAGTCCCTTGACGATCTCTCCCCACGAAGTGAGTGGTGGCTCAGGGCCTTTCTGCTTTTAGTGGCCAAGCCGTCGCCTCCGGCGACACCCTTGGGACTCGTTTCGGGCGCGACCGCATTGCAACCACGGGTCGGCACCGAGCAATAGGGTTCTCCATGATGGATACGGTGGAAGTCGACATTCAGTTGTCAAAATTAGGGAAATCTCAAAATCCTGTTACTCAAAttaaagagggaaaaagatgTCAAATCTTTGGGTGATTTAATGGACTCCAAAAATAATTCAGCCATTAACGAGGTAGTTTAACAAATTGGCTTCTTGGGCCTGCAACTTTCTgataaaggaaaattttattccAAGACCTTAGTTGAAGACGTTGCTGCACTTTTTCGTTATAAATATTCTTCTGAAGTTGATTACCCTTCTGCAGAGTATGGATTGTAGAGGTGATAAAGACAAAGTTTTAGTAATCATGTTCATGGAGGGTCTTGATAAAAATGGGCGTCGATGGGTTACAGACGATCGAACACCAAGAAGAAAGCAAGATCAAATCGCTCTGTTTTGATCTTTCCTCTCTTATTTCacgcattttttctttttgtcttttttttttttttcccagctTACGTGACGTCAGCAACTCCCCACCGCTTAAGCCCGGCGACTGTGCttagaagaattaaaaaaaaaaaaaaaagaatctaacCAACGGTCAAATAGAATAGACAAAGTGAAGAGGTATAGTAACTTTTTCCATTGATATATTATATCCCAGCTAGCAGCGCTCAAACAACGTACGTAGTTGATGATATGTCCGAGTCATGGCCTGTAGGGCTTCGTACGTCCGCGCGAGCGCGCAGGATCCTCCCTGCTGTACGCCGTTGACGTCCTTTGTTTCCcttaattatttacttttatgtcaCTTCGAAAGTCCTTCTCCAGACCTTTTTAAGTTGACTAGTAattgacatgatcatgatcagctCAAAAGCTCATCATCCTCGATTTTATAATCATAACAATTCCACCCAATTTTTATTGggataaaattcaaaatcctcTCTCATGGTCTGCTTTCCTTTGATCACAACAATCATGAGGCTAACCTAAAGCCAGGTCACACAAACAAACATATGATCcagatattttctttccaacaatCTTGCAGAAGATCAATTTGTTCTTAATTTAAAATGGTACGTACATGTCTCTAATTTTCACAAGAATCTGATGGTGGCTGCGTTAtcgtaaataagtaattttattgtaaCGCACtggtttaatttctttaatgGCTTTGGAAAGATGAAAGTAAAAGTGTCATGTACGTTCTGATGTAACAGAAACCTTCTAAATTTAGCACTCTGACTCTATTTATCCGATGACCATACATGCAGAGGCGACCTTCATCAGTACTACTTGCTGTCAATCCCAGAGATTCCACTGTCGAGTACCATATCATGTTATCCACATGCACCAATTAAATTCTAGCTGGGACGCATCAAACATATCTGGCTGCTAAACTTAGCAGACAACAAAAATTGCAGAAAATTGCAAACAGGTTCTAAAAAAAGGGCATGACACAAACGTACATGCATCTTAATAATTCGTAATTGCCTCAGCCAGTTGTCACACAATGCTGCCTCCACACATGCAAGTTATGGTGGTGATTACTATGATGGTggggatgatgatgatgatcatggtGGCTCATTAACTCGTGACACCACCTGAACCCCTCACCACTCAGCGGAAACTCCCACTCCTCAACGGCGCTCTCTTTTTCCCTGTCTTCTTCAAAGTCCCCAATTACTTTTTGTTGTAGTACTACTTCTTCTACATCTACTATTTCCTTTTCTTCAGCTTGcacttcttctttttctacTAATACtgctttttccttctctttttcttctttatcttgTTCTCGCTCTATTTCTTCATCTACCacgtcctcctcctcctcctcctcctcctcttctacGGAGTCTTGGATATCGTCGTCTCTAATGAGGTGGAGTCTCAACCGTCCGTCTTCTCTTGAAGCCCGGAGAATCTCGGTTCTCTCGATCTTCACCTCGGTGAGCTCAAGCCGCCCGTCCTTCCTTACCGCACGGAGAAAGAAATTCCGCTGGCCGTTAGGTCTCAACGACGAAAGAGGCGGTGGAAACTTCTTGACTTCCCCAACCTCTCtcttccatttcattttcttcgtcGTACTCCTTTGAAACCTATCAGGATTACCATCATTCTGATCAACCATCGCCTCCTCAATCTTGTCGTCAAACCGCCTCTCGTCGGAGCTCTCAAACCCAAGACTTTCAGTGCACGACATCAACCCGTCCACTCCGCCTCCCATATCATCGATAAAACCCATCCCGCCAGGGTCTTTTCTGGGAGGCGTAGTAAAAATATAATCAGGAGAAGAAGGCGGGGTAGATTTAACAGACGGAGATTCCATAACGTTGGGCAAACGTTGGATATCACCGTCGATTGCACTGATTAAACCTAACCCTCCCCCCGTAAGGGAAGAAGAAATATGGTACTGGCCGTGGTGGTAGGGTTGACATCCGAAAGGGAGATTGTCGTCGGTGTTGGTGGTAGAAGTAGTGGTGTCTATGGAGGTGGTGAGGCTAAGAAAAGAGTAGTGAACGCTCTTTCTGCAAAAGCTCATAAACATAGCTAGTTTGAAGTTATAACAAGATTAAAGATATagtaacaaagaaagaaagaaatagatcACAGAGACAAATTCAATGGAATAAAGGGAAAGATCATTAGAAGAAGGCTGGTGAAAAATGGTCTTGCTTTTTTCTTTGGGTTGGAGAAAGTTGGGAGAAGGGATGAGGGTATTAATAATATCCTCacgccagagagagagagggtatgGTGAAGGAAATGCCACCGAGACGAAAAGGTATGTGGAAAATGAGCTGGAGCGAAAGAGAAAACGGTGCCGGGTCCCATGCATGCACTAAAGACGACCGGCAGAGAGACTTGGCTCAGATCACccgccctttttttttttttttcccttccactcttttttttttccttgtttctttCTAGGAATATTACAGTACGTACGTAGCTAATATTTAGACATCAGCCTCGTCATTCTTTTCGATACCTCTATATCtggtaattaattattagtttcaTGTGATCATGTACTGTGCTGGctaaggaatatatatatatatatatagtaaattaaaatacatattgAAGTAATTGGCTGGCAtgtttaactatatatatatatatatatataaatatataatggtAATTAGTTGGTAATTAAACCCGTGTTCATGcaagaaacaaattaattaatattaattaggaagttatactaaattacaagctagctagctggaaaGCTGAAATCTGCAAATTAAGTACACCTTACAATAATTAGTTGCGTCATCATGACTTGATCTTCGAGGATAGCTGGATAAGGAAGTTCTGTCATATGACTCGTATCGGCAGCTTGCTTGGTAGCTATCTAGCTGGGATActggagaaatattttaattggaAATGATTTCCGCACCACATTTCTTTTCTTGCaatactttatataattatattctaaataaaaagatatttttataaaatatcttataaaattaatattattttataaaaatattctcattttataatattactctattttaattagttagtataaaaatattttaattagattataaaattatttttataataaaataaatttaaccaatcacataaaaccacatgatcggtttataaatttataatttttatataattcatttgaaatttaattAATCGTTTTCTTAAAAAGATCAGATCCAGTTAGTTACAAAAGTACGTACCATGCAGCTCGAAGAGACATAAATCAAAACTGCTTGATGATGATCTGCATGTTAGCTGAGTAGTACTCTTTGTTCACGGGTTATGATTTAAGGTCGGATTTCTCATGCACGGGGAACATGAAttggatttgatattttctGGCGCAGGAGTTATATATGGATATTCTGGGAACATGCTAGCTGCAGATCATAGAGATCTCCAAGATATATACGTAGCATGGAAACTTATCCATATAACAGATAAATCATAGGGTCTATGACCATTAAACAACCCACGTATGCTCTTAAGGCGCTTGAACATGTTCCATACACTTCTAGCTCTACTACCAGAAAAACCAATATAATTTAtgacagattatttataataaaaataattatttataacgaaaatagattgattttgacaagaaataattatttttacagaaaataattgaccacaaataaataattttcttgtagtatctatatataatttccttatgatattttattacgACATCCTAGCAAAATATGGGGCTCGGAAAGTTTTAGGTTTTTTGaaatgtatttaattaattagatagtttGCTACATGATTAACTTGGATCGATGTAATATACGCTGATGTGATTGCTCGATTAGTActttttgatataatttaaagtGTCGTtcggatagtgagttgaaattagatgagttaagataaaaattgaataaaatattattaaaatattatttattaatattattattattttaaaatttaaaaaatttgaattgtttattatattttgtgtgaaaatttaaaaaaattacaatgatcagattagataaatttgagaaatCTAAACCGGACCTTAATTGAGTGCAGTTAGATTAGTATAtctcataatatataaaaaatgataaagttattattattacataatttaggagtggtttggattcagagatgagatgagttgagaatcgAGATAActtgtgaataatagaataaaagttaaattatttattatattttgtatgatgatttgaaaaaagctattttaggatttgaaaaaattaaattgtttattatattttaagtgaaaatttaaaaaaattgtaatgatgagatgagatgagttgagatgggttttgaATGTAAACGAAGCCATACaactatttaataaatatattaatttctttttttaaaaaaagttacttATATTGACTTTGACTTCAATATGTCtggattaaaaatatatatattattttatgatagaGTTAGGAAATAATTGTGCATTAATTGTAAGAATATCAACCCTCGTCAATTTGGAATATTATGGATGTTGGTGCTGACATGAATCCTTTCAAAAGTTAATGGCTTTCTATTGATATGACCtccaattaatatataataatgtctGATCTTTCTTGTCAAGACAACGTCCTAATTGCGTGCATGCTTCCAACACTTGACatgatttcaatattatatattataaaataacacaTGAAGAAATTAATACAAGCTTCATGATTAGCAATGGAGCATGGGTActcttatctttctttttttttcttttttattttcctaatcATACTCTTATCTTTCGATCGGCATGCATCATATATGATCTTTCTATTattatagaaatttaattaGTAGCCGTCCACGGCACGCACATGATGCATGCGGGCTGCATCTCACAACAGTACTAATCGTAACaatgaatattaatttatacaaatatcCACCACCTTGATCAAAATTACTCGACTGCcttcatatattattattattattattattattataagatgcTATTTTGGAATTATTTATGCATTCACAATCATAATTCCCactgtaatatttttataagttggCGCATGACGTAGTCAACGTcgttttataaaagaaaaataatttatacagttttaaaatatgtaaatctcacgcattttttaaaagaaagtgcaaaaaagttaaaaaaaatcaatttttttatagtggactctacttttttcaaaagaagtgttCAAAACTTATACatcctaaaattatatctagcattatttagttgaaaactattattcattattctttcattatgttttgatatgatatcaaattattaatttctttatattatctTTCACAATCTTATAAATCATTTGATTTTAGCCCTAGGAGAAGATAAAAGATATATAAtggttaaaagttaaaactcttactaatactatttttcaaactattaatatatattgatagGTCACAACCTAATTAGAGTAGTGTtacatgtacttacaattttaattacaaaaaacttataaaaactcattttgtcagtttccttttaaaattcaatttttatattttaaattttataattttcagtatatcaataactaatacatgaagaagtaaatttttttgtaaattttttcttaaatacagtTAGCGTTTTTCACCTAATTAATAACCTATCAACAATACATCTTTTATCTTATAaatgatcttcttttttttcatattgaatTTGTGATTCGCTTATCATTCATaagattaattaatttgtaaatcttttaacttaattaaattGACTTTTCTAGCTAAAATAAGCTTTCAATTGTGGATGGGGCTATCATATATGGATATAATGCTCCATCAATGCGTGGGTAAGGTTGGTTAGAAAATTTGTGCCATCTGAAAAATCTATCAAAAGAATAAGATTTGTCAATGCCATGtgaccatatatatacatatatcatgaTCATGTGAATGAGATCACAACATCAATATGATTTGAAAATCATATATGCAACATGTACGTACACATCATCATACAGTGCCAGCCAATCCAATCCACACGTGAACTTTCCATGAAAGTGTGCTTGCTTGCTTACTACCTCATTAACGGTTGTGTAGATGAGCAGTCCACATCGGCAAGCAGTATCGGTGATTTGGACCGTTGATTTTGCATATCATCATTCACTGCTAATTTATGAAAGACCACTGCCACGCACTTCTTATCCTCGGGAGAATCGACTACGTGTTCAGTTCATGTGGAACCACATGGCGTAAGGGATGACAGTACCTTTTTTTTCCGCTTCCAAAACCTAGCCAATAgggaagaaaaaatctattattacgGAGAAATGATGATTGTAGTCGTGAATGTATAAGGATCGcatgatcatttaaaaaaaatgaataaatataagactcacatgaaataataataatttttaatagtagatctcactcttttttaaagtgactgcaCGGTATTTACACACTTTACGACTACATGTAACGTTACTCATTATCATATATgtactaaaattttatataaaaaaactatcagGTGTAGAGtatgagataataaatagtaactgatgagaagaattattcatattatagTTATTACTTATTTGATTTGTTATTACGTACTTTCCCATTTGTATTCCCTACCACTTAATTATTCtactatattattatgattattatttaaagCAGTACCATGTTTGTGACACAAAGGCTGAACAAAATATGTCCAACTGAGTTTGAACTTCTTGTCCAAAGATCATCTGTAATGTCCTGATCACTATCATTTAAAGATGCACGTACTACAGACGTGCAAGAGTAAAGCTTTCCATTCTTGCC from Juglans microcarpa x Juglans regia isolate MS1-56 chromosome 4S, Jm3101_v1.0, whole genome shotgun sequence carries:
- the LOC121262395 gene encoding cilia- and flagella-associated protein 251 translates to MFMSFCRKSVHYSFLSLTTSIDTTTSTTNTDDNLPFGCQPYHHGQYHISSSLTGGGLGLISAIDGDIQRLPNVMESPSVKSTPPSSPDYIFTTPPRKDPGGMGFIDDMGGGVDGLMSCTESLGFESSDERRFDDKIEEAMVDQNDGNPDRFQRSTTKKMKWKREVGEVKKFPPPLSSLRPNGQRNFFLRAVRKDGRLELTEVKIERTEILRASREDGRLRLHLIRDDDIQDSVEEEEEEEEEDVVDEEIEREQDKEEKEKEKAVLVEKEEVQAEEKEIVDVEEVVLQQKVIGDFEEDREKESAVEEWEFPLSGEGFRWCHELMSHHDHHHHPHHHSNHHHNLHVWRQHCVTTG